A genomic window from Pecten maximus chromosome 2, xPecMax1.1, whole genome shotgun sequence includes:
- the LOC117343394 gene encoding high mobility group nucleosome-binding domain-containing protein 5-like, giving the protein MRGERDEKGRRGGRDEQGRKGGRDKKEGKEEGRNEKGRRGGRDKKEGKEEGMNKEGKEEGIKKEGMEEGRNEKGRRGEGIKKEGEEVGMNKEGKEEGIKGREGGRDEQGIEGGRDGQGREGGREEKGIEGGRDGQGMEGGRDEKGRNGGRKE; this is encoded by the coding sequence ATGAGAGGAGAAAGGGATGAAAAAGGAAGGAGAGGAGGAAGGGATGAACAAGGAAGGAAAGGAGGAAGGGATAAAAAGGAAGGGAAGGAGGAAGGAAGGAATGAAAAAGGAAGGAGAGGGGGAAGAGATAAAAAGGAAGGGAAGGAGGAAGGGATGAACAAGGAAGGGAAGGAGGAAGGGATAAAAAAGGAAGGAATGGAGGAAGGAAGGAATGAAAAAGGAAGGAGAGGGGAAGGGATTAAAAAGGAAGGAGAAGAGGTAGGGATGAACAAGGAAGGAAAGGAGGAAGGGATAAAAGGAAGGGAAGGAGGAAGGGATGAACAAGGAATAGAAGGAGGAAGGGATGGACAAGGAAGGGAAGGAGGAAGGGAGGAAAAAGGAATAGAAGGAGGAAGGGATGGACAAGGAATGGAAGGAGGAAGGGATGAAAAAGGAAGGAATGGAGGAAGGAAGGAATGA